A window of Verrucomicrobiota bacterium genomic DNA:
GAGCGTCGCCCCACGCTCGATTGAATTGCCCTATTACATTCCCGGCTCAAGGCCTGAGTCCGTCCGGATCGACGTGCGCCGGCGGTCGAGGAGCAGCGCGACGGACACACGTTTCGCTTGCGCTTGCTCCAGAAGCTCCGCGCGTTTCCTGGGGTCGCTGATGCGCTGAACGGATTGCTGCAATTCCTCCGCCTCCTTCAGCAACTGCAATTCAGGAGGCAGAACACCGGCGCTCTTCAAAAGGGAAAAAATCATGCGATCCGCGACCGGCGTGTTGAAATAGTCCGTCAAATCGAGTGGACGGCCGCGGCCGGGCAAGTTCTCGAATTCGCCGTTTTCCATCGCTTCCTGGATCCGATTCTCGGCAATGAGTTGCGTCCAAATCATAGCGTGCCGCGCGAAAGGTCCGAGATCGAATGTCAGTCTTCGGCCAATGCCTGCTCTTTGTCTTTGAGGAGATAGACGGCGCCGTTGACCACCACCAGCAGAATTCCCAATTCCACACCGAGCTGCAGCAGATTGATTCTGGAGTTGGCCGCGGTCTGCTCGGATTCCACCGCAACCTCAGGAGTCGGCGGGTTCCAGAGCGGATGGAAGCCCAGCGAAGAAACTTGCTGCGCTCCGCCCTCGTCCACGATGAGCCGCCACGGCGGGAACAACGCGGCAAGGACGACAACGAGCATGCCGATGATCCGGACGGTCTTCTGTTTGGAGTTCATGTGGTCGGCGGCATCGTGGCGGCGCGGCGGGGTATTTCAAACAAAAATCACGAAATGAATGGGCCCGTTTCGACCGTGAACCGCACGACGCGGAGGGCCGTTCTCTGGCCCGGCGCGCTTTCAAAAACCTCAAGCCACGTGCCGGAATTGGAGTTCGGCGCTCCGAGTTCATGGAAAGCTCCCAAGGCCATCGAACCGTGCGCGCGGTCCATGACCTGGTAAGGGTCTGTGCAAAAATAACTTCCAGTTTTGGCGGGAGCGCCGCCCCGTCCCGGAGGGCTGGGGCGATTTCGCTTTCTGGCTTCGTTTCTCCTCAGTCGCAGAGCCCTGGCTATGCTCCTTCGTCGTGCCTCGCCAGAAAGCGAAATCGCCTCCAGCAAAACCGGAATTTATTTTTGCACAGACCCTAAGGACGCGTTTCACCGCGTCCCTGAAATTGTTTCTTCGATCGCCGAGTAAAGTCAGGGACGGAGTGGAATCTGTCCCTACCGGTTCATGAGAAGGCCGCGAATGTGGATCTGATGTTCTCAACGTACGGCGGCCTGATAATGCCGCGCTCTGTAATGATGCCGGTGATCAATTCCGGGGGCGTCACGTCGAATGCGGGATTCCAGCACTGCGCGTCCGGCAACGTAATCAGCGATTTGTTGAACACGCGCCGGATTTCATCCTCATTCCGGACCTCGATCGGAATCTCACTCCCGCTGGCAATCGCCAGATCGAACGTGGACAGCGGCGCTGCGACGTAAAACGGCACGTCGTGATATTTCGCCGCTACCGCCAGCGCGTAAGTGCCGATCTTGTTCGCGACCGAACCGTCCGCGGCGATGCGGTCGCCGCCCAGGATGACCAGGTGCACTTGCTTTTGCCGCATAAGCGTTGCGGCCATGCTGTCGCAGATCAACTGGCTGGGAATGTTTGCGGCGGCCAGCTCAAACATAGTGAGCCGCGCGCCTTGCAGGACGGGCCGAGTTTCATCCGCATAGACATGGATGTTTTTCCCGGAACGATGCGCTTGGTAAATCACGCCAAAGGCGGTCCCGATGCCGCCCGTGGCCAGCGCGCCGGTGTTGCAGTGGGTGACGATCCGCGCGTTCTGGGGCACGGCTTGTTGCCCGTGCCTGGCCATGGCTTCGCAGCGCTGCCGGTCGTCGTCGTGCAATTCGATCGCGAAATCGAGCAACCGCTGCGTCAGAAGATCGGGGTTGGTGTCCGTCAGCTTCTCCAGTTTTGAGCGAATCTCTTCCATGGCCCAAAACAGATTCACCGCCGTGGGCCGCGCTGCAGCGAGGTAATCGATCTTCTCTTTGAGCGTTTGAAAGAATTCAGTCCGGGAGCGCGAAGGCGCGGCTCGCATGCCCAGATAGAGTCCGTAGGCGGCAGTGATTCCGATGGCGGGCGCGCCTCGGACGCGGAGTTTCTGGATGGCCTCGAACGCTTCTTCGATGTGCCGCGTTTCGAGATACCGTGTGGTTTCCGGGAGCAGCGTTTGATCCAGGAGTTCAAGAAAGTCCTTCTTCCAGGCAACGGCACGGATCATAGGGAGCGTTGTTTCTCCCACTCGCGGTGAATTGGCCAGCAATTTTTTTTGGACCAAGGAGCGCGGCAGCTTGCCCGCGCGGGTTGCCTGAGGATTTCGCAGATGGTGGGGCGAGGCTCCGGCCGAGCCATGCCATCGAAGAAAAGCTCCGCAGGAGCGTCGCTCCACCATCGTTAGCCGTAGGGCCTGCACGGTTCACGGTTTCGAATATTCCAGTTGGCACTGCGCGCAGCGATGGATTACTGTGCGCCCGAATGTTCTCATTGCCCAAACCCGAAGTCATCATCACTCATGAGAGCGATCTGGACGGCTTGGTTTCCGGGCTGCTGCTCAAGCGGCTCGCCCGAAAACTTTTCGCGGTCGATGTGCCCCTGGAGGCTTATCACAATCACAATTGGCGCCAGCGTAGCCTCCGCGAACAATCCGCCTGGGTCTGCGACATGACTTTCGAGGAACGCCTGGACCGGCCGGAATGGGTCGTCGTCGATCATCACGCGACGGACGCCGCGGCCAAGCACGCCACGCTCATCCACGACGCGGCCAAGTCCGCCGGCTTGCTGTGTTACGAACTTTGCCAGGCGCAAGGCCTGGGCACGCCGCAACTGGACCGGTTGGTGCATCTCAACAACGTCTCGGATTTGTTCCTGGAGGACGACCCGGATTTTATCATCGCCACCGACTACGCGAATCTGGTCAAGACGTATCAGTTCTGGAATCTGTGCGAACTGATCGAGGGCGAGATCGAACGCCTGCTCGGCCATCCGCTGTTGGAAGTGATGGCCGTGAAGCGCCGCGTGGAAGATCCCCTGGGTTATGCCTGGAGCGAAGCCAATGTCACCAAGTTGAGTCCCACCGTCGGATACGTCGATACCGTGGTGGGCAACATCAATCTGATCGTCCATCACCTCCTCGAACGGAAGGCGACGAAGTATCCGGTTTTGATCACGCTGTTCCGCAAGGCCAACGGCATGATCATCGCCAGCCTGCGGAGCCGCAACGGCGAAGCCATTAAGGTGGCGGAGAAACTGCAAGGCGGCGGCCATCCGAATGCCTGTGGCGCCACGCTGCCTCGT
This region includes:
- the mtnA gene encoding S-methyl-5-thioribose-1-phosphate isomerase produces the protein MRAVAWKKDFLELLDQTLLPETTRYLETRHIEEAFEAIQKLRVRGAPAIGITAAYGLYLGMRAAPSRSRTEFFQTLKEKIDYLAAARPTAVNLFWAMEEIRSKLEKLTDTNPDLLTQRLLDFAIELHDDDRQRCEAMARHGQQAVPQNARIVTHCNTGALATGGIGTAFGVIYQAHRSGKNIHVYADETRPVLQGARLTMFELAAANIPSQLICDSMAATLMRQKQVHLVILGGDRIAADGSVANKIGTYALAVAAKYHDVPFYVAAPLSTFDLAIASGSEIPIEVRNEDEIRRVFNKSLITLPDAQCWNPAFDVTPPELITGIITERGIIRPPYVENIRSTFAAFS
- a CDS encoding DHH family phosphoesterase, translating into MFSLPKPEVIITHESDLDGLVSGLLLKRLARKLFAVDVPLEAYHNHNWRQRSLREQSAWVCDMTFEERLDRPEWVVVDHHATDAAAKHATLIHDAAKSAGLLCYELCQAQGLGTPQLDRLVHLNNVSDLFLEDDPDFIIATDYANLVKTYQFWNLCELIEGEIERLLGHPLLEVMAVKRRVEDPLGYAWSEANVTKLSPTVGYVDTVVGNINLIVHHLLERKATKYPVLITLFRKANGMIIASLRSRNGEAIKVAEKLQGGGHPNACGATLPRSVQQIPDAVRYLRQVLNPAPLREAPLNSLESLFDGIELAKGK
- a CDS encoding DUF1992 domain-containing protein, producing MIWTQLIAENRIQEAMENGEFENLPGRGRPLDLTDYFNTPVADRMIFSLLKSAGVLPPELQLLKEAEELQQSVQRISDPRKRAELLEQAQAKRVSVALLLDRRRTSIRTDSGLEPGM